DNA from Lactobacillus sp. ESL0791:
TCAAGCCAGGCGACAAAGTGCTTTTGACGGGGGATTCGGGTAGCGGCAAATCAACTTTGTTTAAAGTATTGTTAGGCGAGCTTGAACCGCAGCAAGGGCAAGTGTCTTACTTGACTGCTAAAGGGAAAGCCATAACTCCTAAGAAAGCCCAAGTTAGCTATATTGCCCAAGATGGCAGCCTATTTCCGAGCAATATTACTGACAACATTACGATGTTTGCAAATAAATTAAAGGCAAAAGTGCCGCAAGTTGCGCAGCAAATGCAGCTGGTACCGGATTTAGCTAATTTTCCCGCTGGCTTAGAAACGCAGGTCGATTTAATTCAAAATAATTTATCGGGTGGACAGAAGCAAAAGGTGGTTTTAGCAAGAGCAAAAATTCATGAAGTACCAATGGTATTGCTGGATGAGGCAACGAGTGCAATTGACAGCAGGGCAACTGCCAAAATTGTCCATGAATTACTTCAGTCAAAGCAAACGTTGCTGATGATTGCCCACAATTTTAGCCCAGAATTAATCGCTCAGTTTGATTACCAAATTCATTTAGAGAAAATCACAGGAGGCAGCAAATGACGATTAAAGACTTTTTCAAAGAGAATCCACTACGCTGTATGCTCTTGATTTTCACTGCGGCATTTTTTCCTGCAACTCATATTGCCTTAACTGGCTTGATGGCTCTAATGACAACAGCCGCGCAGAAATGGCAGATTGCGTCTGCTTTTTGGCTGCTTGCTGCTAGTTTTGTACTTTCTTTAGCTGATTATTTTGTTCAAGGCTGGTTTAACTCCTTGTTTACTAAACAGTCTGAGCAGTACAACGTAACATTGCGTCGAAAAATTAATTACCATTATTTCTATGATCAGGCTGACCATCAAGCCTCACAGGCACAAAATCGTTTGACCAACGATCTGGTTCAGGCAACTTGGGATTATTTTGCATCGTGGAGCAATATCGTTATGGACATTAGTTTTTTCATTTCTGCCTTTGTCTTGCTTCTCAGTTTTCATTGGCTTTTACTTGTGACCGTTTTGCTAATGACGTTTGTTTCGCTTTTGCTGCCCAACTTATTAGCAAAGCGGCTCGAAAAAGCAACTACGCATATTTCTGTTGCTAATCAGGCATATCTTGATAATTTGGAAAAATGGTTGTCGGGGTTAGCCGAAATTCGCCGCTATTTATCCGGAGCTAAACTTTTTAAGGTGATGCAGGCGAGTTCGAAAAAATTAGAGGATGCAAACGTTAAGCAAGTTGGTGTTAGGCGAATTCTACGGGTGCTTACCAGCGCTGTTTCTGAAATCTTCAGCTTTTTGCTTTTCGTGCTAGCTGGCTGGCTGATTACGCATAATCAGCTTCAATTCGGGGCATTGATAGCTGTCAGCAATTGTCGTTACTATCTTTCTAGTTCAATTGAGCAAATGATTGATTCATATGGCCGAATTAAGGGGATTAGGCCTTTGAATAAGCAGATTGCGGAATCGGCTAGTCCAGTTGCTGAAACTGAGCCGGTAAAGGTGCAGACACCAGTTGCACTAACAATTTCTAATTTAAGTTTGCAGTTTCCTAATGGTGAAAAACTGACCTTTCCTGATATTGATGTGAAAAAGGGCGAAAAAATCCTGTTGACCGGTGATTCTGGAGCTGGTAAAACCACTCTGTTCAAATTATTGTTGGGCGAAATCAAACCGGCAACGGGTAGGGTGATTTATAAGGACGAATTAGGAAGAGCAATTAACCCCGATATGAGTAAAATTGGTTATATTCCGCAAGAACCAGTGCTATTCCCGGCAACTATTGCCGATAACATGACGATGTTTAACGCTAAATTGAAACAAAATTTGGTACCACTGGTTGAAAAAGTGCAATTTGCTGGGGATGTTGCTAAGTTTCACGATGGTTTGAATGAGGAAATTAATCTGGATAAGCTGAATATTTCCGGCGGTCAAAGACAAAAAATTGTCTTAGTGCGGGCTCTGGTTCACCAAAGTGAAATTATCCTGATTGATGAAGGAACGAGTGCAATTGATCAGAAGGCGACAATGGAAATCTTACGTCAGGTAACAAAGAGTGATGCAACGGTGCTGTTTATTGCCCACAGTTTTAACGATGAAATGAAGAAATTGTTTGACCGCGAGATTCATCTGGTGAAGAACAAAAAATAAGTTGGTGGAAAAATGCGGACGAATTATTAAATTGAAACTTAAAAGCTAGAAATTACGCAGAAAAAGCGTGATTTCTAATTTTTTTAGCTCAAAAATAGAAGTTCGCAGTCGAAACTCTGACTAAAACTAAAGATTTATCCAACCTGTATAAACCATATATTTTGCGAGTGGTCATAGTCTATGTTAAAGCTTTTGCTCTTATTACTTTTGTTTGTTTTCCTAAAATAGATTTTTGATAACTATTTAATTTAGAATCTACAATTATCCCGTCTACATTTTTAATATTAGAAAAAATATAGGGATTAGGTTTGCCTATTTTACTACTATCAATTGCTATAAACGTTTCTTTTGAATGTGCTAAAACAGTTTTTTTAATATTAACATCAGAAAAATTTGAAGTTACTGCTTCATCATGAAATATTCCATTAATTCCTATAAAGGCTTTATCAAAGAAAAAGTTCTGTATGCATTGAACGGTTACAGATCCTATAAATTGATTGGAAGATTTATTATATGTACCACCTGTAAGAGTAACGTAAGCATTTTTATCAACAAGATAACGAAAAACAAGGTCAGAATTAGTTATATACTGTACGCCAATATTTAATGGAAGAAATTGACATGCTGCTGCAACTGTAGTTCCAGCGTCTAAATATACAGTTGTATTTTCTTCAATTAGTGAAGCTATGGCAACTCCTATCTCTATTTTTGCTTTTTTTTGAATATGATTTTTTTCATTAGTCGACTGCTCTACGATCAATGAAGCGCCGCCATATGTTCTAGAAAGTAATTTTTTTTCTGATAATTCATTTAAATCTCTTCTGATTGTCATTGAACTTACATTAAGTGCCTTGGCAATTTTTTCTGTTGATAATGTCTTATTTTCAGAATTATTAAGTAAAGAAAGAATGCGATTTTGTCTAGTTATTTTCATATTTGCCCTTAATTATTTTTAAATGATTAATATTATAAACAGTTACTTGTTTTTTTCTTAAAATAAAATTCAACTTAATTTATATAATATAACTAATGTATGTGTTTGACAATGTTTAACTTCTAAAAAGTCTAATAATAATAATTTTTCAAAATAGCTTTACATCAGTAATTAAATCGTTTACAATACATTTGTAAACAAAGTTAAACAAAAAAAGTAAGTTAAACAAAAAGGAGACAAAGTGAATGCAATAAATATTTCCAAAGTGTTAGATGAAAATACTGTTACTTTAAATTTGAAATCTCGTACCAAGGAAGGGGTAATAAATGAGTTAGCACAATTGCTGAAGGAAAATGGAAAATTAGAAAGCCAAAAAGAATTTGTTAAGGATGTTTTTTATCGTGAAACTGAAGGTATTACAGGATTGGGGCAAGGCATTGCAATTCCACACGGAAAATCAAAAGCTGTGTTAGAAACTTCTCTTGCAATCGGAATCTCTAATCAACCAATAAAATGGGAGAGCTTAGATAATCAACCAGTAACTGTAATAATATTGTTTGCAGTACGAGATGAAGATGCTAATGTATTGCATTTAAAATTATTGCAACATGTGGCTATTTTGTTAGCAGATGATGATTTTGTTAAAAAATTACATGAAGTAAAATCCAAAACAGAATTAATTAACATGTTTAAGTAAAGAAGAGGCGAAAAAATGAAAATTGTAGGTGTTGCTGCGTGTACTTCTGGAATAGCTCATACATATATTGCAAGAGAGAAAATAATTCAGGCTGCTACTAAATTGGGACATGAGGTACATATTGAAACTCAAGGAACTATTGGAACTGAAAATGCATTAACTCCTAAGGAGATCGAAGAAGCTGATTTTGTTATTTTAGCAGTTGATATAAAAATAGGCGGTAAAGAAAGATTTAAGGGAAAGAAAGTGTTTGAAGTTCCGACTAATGTAGTTATAAAATCACCTATTAAGTTAATTGAATTATTAGTAGAAAAAGTAAAAAATGAAAGAGGATGATTAGTTATGTTTAAAAAATTACAGTTGAAAAAGCATGCAATGACGGCTATATCATATATGCTTCCGCTGGTTGTATCTGCTGGATTATTAATTGCAATTGGCAATTTAAGTGGTGGCTCGAATATTACGAATATGAATCAAATTAAAAATGGGCTGAGCATACCAGATGCATTTACCACTCTGGGGGTATGGGGCATGATGTTGTTAGCCCCAGTTATTTCAGCAGCTATTGCATATTCGATTGCAGATAGACCAGGAATAGCTCCCGGGTTGCTTTCAGGAATTATTTCTTATTATATTGGAGCCGGATTCTTAGGTGGTCTACTTGGTGGCTTTGTTATTGGTTGGATAGTACTGTTTTTAGTGAAATATATTAAAGTTCCTAAGTGGGCTGAGGGATTGAAGCCAATGTTAATTGTCCCTTTGCTTGCTTCGATAGCAGCTTTGTTCTTAATGTTTTTTATCCTTGGAAAACCAATCGTTTGGTTGACTGACTGGTTAACAGAATTTCTACAAAGTATGCAAGGTTCAGCTAAATTCTTATTTGGTGGAATTTTAGGAGGAATGGCTGCTTTTGATTTTGGTGGTCCTGTTAATAAGGTTGCATCATTATTCTGTGATGGACTGCTTTTGCAAGGAATAAAAGGACCAGAAGCCGTAAAAATTTTAGCTTCAATGGTTCCACCTTTTGGAATTACTTTGTCATGGGTATTATCACTACTTTTCAAGCACCCAATTTATGGGAAAAAGGAAGAAGATAATATCAAAATTGCCTTTCCGATGGGAATATGCATGATTACAGAAGGATGTATTCCAATTGCAATGGCAGATTTAGTTAGAGTTGTTGCTGCTTGTACGATAGGTGCTGCTATTGGGGGCGGAATGAATTTATCATTTGGAGTGGAAAGTCCAGTCCCGTCAGGAGGCATGTTTATTGTTCCTGCAATGACCCATCCTTGGATCTTTTGTTTAGATTTGTTTGTGGGAAGCTTAATAACCGCACTCATCTTACTCCTTTTAAAGAGAAATCCAGTAAAAGAAAAAGAGGATACAGCACAGACTGAAAATGACATTGATTTAAGTGATATTAAAGAAAATTAATTATTATATTGGAGGAATAAAGAGACATATGTATGTATCAATGACTAATATGTTAGCAAAGGCTAACAAAGAAAATTATGCAGTTGCAGCAATTAATTGTTTTAATTTAGAAAGCGCTTATGCAGTAATTACCGCGGCGGAAGAGATGAACTCACCAATTATTATTGATCTTTTGATGGAACACTTACAAAAACACCTTGGTATGGAAACAGTCCTTCCGTGTGTTATTGACTTAGCTAGAAAAGCAAAGGTTCATGTTGCAATAAATTTAGATCATGGTAAGTCTAAGGATTATGTTGTCAAAGCGATCCATGCTGGATTTTCTAGTGTAATGATGGATTCTTCAGAGCTCACGTTTGAACAAAATATAAAAAACTGCCAAGAAATATGTGAAATAGCACAAAAAAATGATGTTTCTGTTGAAGCGGAAGTGGGAGCTATGGGTGCTGTGAAGAATAGTCAATACACTAATCAAAAGATGTATACTGATCCAGCTCAAGCAATAGAATTTGTGAGGTTAGTTCCAGTAACAGCATTAGCTATTTCTTTTGGTTCTTCGCATGGCATAATGCCTAAAGATTATGTACCAAAATTTAATTTTGATATTTTAAAAGAAATAAAAAAGGCTACAAATATGCCATTAGTTTTGCACGGAAGTTCTGGATGTGGACCTGAAAATATCTCTAAATCTGTTGAATTTGGAATAAATAAAGTAAACATTGGCTCTGATGTAATGAAAGCACAATCAGATTCACTATGTGAACAATATAAAAACAATCCAGATCGCGATTTTGTAGAAATTGTTGAAACGACTATTCAGCCTGCTATAGATACTGTAAAAAAATATATTAAAATTGTCGGCTCAAGTAATAAAGAATAATAAAGTTTAATACTAAGGAGAAAAAATATGTTAATAAATATGAATCAGTTGCTTCCAATAGCTAAAAAGAATCACTTTGCAGTTGGAGCATATAATGTTTCTAATTCGGAACTTTTAAAAGCAGCAGTTGAACAATGTGAAGATGACAATGCACCTGGAATAATTGCAGTACATCCTTCCGAACTTGAGTATGCAAAAGACGACTTTTTTGCTTATGTACTTCAAAGAATAAAAAATAGTAAGGTACCTTTTGTCTTGCATCTAGATCATGGTGATACAATACAAAATGTTGCTAGAGCTATTCATGATGGATTTAGTTCTGTAATGATTGATGGCTCTCTAAGTACTTGGGAAGATAATGTTGCAATTACTAAAAAGACAGTTGAAATGTGTCATCTTGTTGGAGTTACAGTCGAAGGCGAAATTGGAACCATAGGTCAGACTGGTAACCATATCAAAGAGCATTTACAGAATGGAATTTATACTCAGCCTGATGACGCAAAAAAGTTTGTTGATGAAACTGGCGTTGACACTTTGGCTGTTGGAATTGGGACTGCACATGGTATCTATCCTTCAGATGTTACTCCTAAAATTAGAATTGATATTTTAAAAGAAATATTAGCTAAAGTTGATGTTCCTTTAGTACTGCATGGTGGCTCTTCTAATCCTGATGATCAGATTGCTGATGCTGTTAAAACAGGTATAACTAAAGTTAATATTTCCTCAGATTATAAATATGCGTTCTTTGCAGAAGCGCGTAAAGTGCTTTCGGAAAATGATGGATGGGATCCTAATCATCTTTTCCCGAGTTGTATTGTAGCTGCTAAAAAGGTTGTTCACCATAAGAATAAATTATTTAATGCGATTAATAAGGCTGATCTGTACAAAGATACTGAGCCTTGGAGAAGAGATTTACTTTAGAATTATTAATAATATGAATCATGTAGAAGCATATAAGATTTTGTTTGCTTATTTTACTGGTAACTAAGAATTATTTTTATGTATTTAAGTCGTATTGCAGAAAGTGGTATTTTTTAATTAAGCCAATTAGAAAAATTTAACTTAAAAAAAGAGCGTTAGAATAAAAAACTAACGTTCTTTTTAAATGGTATTTACTTAATCTCGCAGTATTTCCTACGATTTTTCTATTCACCCTTAAATGTTCCGGCTTCTACTTCCCTAATGAAATCGGCCAAGTGCTTGTAATAAACAGTCGGATTGTCGACCATGTGGTGGTGGCCGCCTTCTGGGGTGGTTACCAATCTTGAATTAGGGATTTCCTTCTGCATGGTTTTGGCAGTTGCAATCGGCATGGTTTCATGTTCACCAAAGGTTAGTAAGGTCGGCACCTTGATGTTCTTCAGTTGCTTTCTGAAGTGCCAATTTTTTAACTTGCCCGTGATGACGAATTCATTATCGCCCTGAAAGACGTGATAAACATCGCTGCCGCCAATGTCCTTCAGGTGATAAAGCTTGGACGGCTGCTTGCGGTCAACAAAATTAATGTTCAGAATATTAACATCGTCTTGGTAGCGCTGGTTATCATAATCATTATTTTGTTCACATTTGTGCATGAAGTCGATTTCGGTTTGCGGCAGCACTTCTTGCCGGCGCCGGTTGACAGACGCAACGTATTCATCAATTTCGTCAACCATCGACGAAATAATGGCGCCCTTTAAATGCTGACCGTACTTTACGGCATATTCCTGTACGAGCAGCCCGCCCCAGCTTTGACCAATCAGATAAAAATTGTCAAGGCCCAGCTTTCTTCTCACTTCATCAACTTCGTCTAAAAAGTATTCGTAAGTCAAATATTTGTCAGCAATTTTTGGATCGGAAAAATCGGGTTGATCGGAATAAAGTGAGCCCAATTGGTCATACATTGTTACCTGCACGTCCAATCCTTGTTTTTTAAGCTGGTCGGCGGTGTCTTCCCAGTATTCGTGATTGCCGCCGGGGCCGCCGTGCAGCGCTAATAAATGAATGTCGCCGTGCCCCTGAGTATTGGTCCAAAGATGGTAGCCGTTGTCTAGTGTGATAATTTTGGTTCCAGTTTTCATATTTTTCTCCTTAATTAACTTATTATTTTCTATTTTAGACTATCTATCTGTAAAAGGGCAAAGGCTACGCTAAGGTAATATATAGTAGTATTATTGGTGGAATATTGTTGTATAATTTAATTAATTATTGGTGTAAGGAGGAATAATTATGGCAGAACCAGAGTGGTTAAAAAAGATGAACCGTGACGAGTATCTTAAAGAAGACTTTGCTGCAACAGGCAAGTCGCGCTACACGGTTACAGGTATGGATAAAGAAGATCCGGATTGGCTGGACAAGGCGGCTAAGAAGGTGCACGCGGCAGAAGGCGATGATTATGTCAAGCTTGATAGCGGTCTGCTCACAGTCAACCAGCTTAATTGGATGTTACGCTGCACAATCGGTGAATTAAGTTTTGTTGATGATAACAACCAATTCTTGTGGTACAACCGGCCGGTTGACCCAAATGCAAAAATGAAGGCCAAGCGTGTGCCGGCGCAGGTCGGCGATACGATGAAGGATGTTCACCCGGATATTGGCGACGTTATTCCCGAAGCCAAAAAAGTTGTGCACGCCTTGCGCACCAAGGAGGCGGGACATGACGATGTTTACATGCCGGTGCCGAATGGTAATTTGCAAAAGTTGATTTTGCATTATTATAAGCGGGTAGAAGACGACGAAGGCAATTATGCCGGCGTTTATGAATGGGTGCAGGACCTCTATCCGCTCGTAAAGTATTTCTGCGAGACCACTGGTCAAAAGCTGGTCGTTGATGAGGATGCAGCGACGGGTGCAACTTACCGGCGCAATTCTGATCCCGATAGTACGAGTGGTGCTTCAACCAAGTCCGAAACCGAGAAGGAAGAAAAAACTGCCGCCAGTGAAGACACAGCAACAGGCGCTTCGCAAAGTTAAAAATAAAGTTGGTGAGAAAGCTGTTAGAATTTTCTAGCAGTTTTTTGTTATGCTAAAATAAAGCTAAGCGAATAATAAGATCTGTATTTATCGCTAATTTGGGAGGCATTATGACTTTTTACACACTTAAGTTTATTCAGGAAAACCAAGATCAAAACAAAACAATTTTGTACACGCTGATTTTGGTCGCTGCTGTTTTAATGATTATTTTTGCGGTGCTCTATTTACGGCACCGTCTCGATACCCGTTACCGGGATTTAGGTATCATTGCGCTGCTATTTTTGTTATTGTTTGCGGGAACGCAGTATGAACGTTACGTTCAGACAAACACGCAAAAATCACAGTCGGCGCAAGTTGTACCCTTTATTAAGTCGGTAGCCAAAGATTATGGCGTGGCGGAGTCCGATGTGATGGTTAATTCAACCACGCTGCAGGACGGAATTATCGTGCGGATTGATTCACAGAACAAGGATTACCAGCTGACGCTGAATGGCGACAACAACAGCTATACGCTGAAGCAGGCGCACGTAATTGATCATCGGGTAATTAAGAAGTAGGAGACAAAAATGGATTATACACAGCTTTTTATTAAATTTGCACTTGGCGTGTTAACGCTGATTTTTCAGATCAATATTTTTGGTAAGAGTAATTTAGCGCCTTCAACAGCCCTAGACCAGCTGCAAAACTACGTTCTTGGTGGGATTATCGGTGGTTTGATCTATAATTCCAGTATCACCATTCTGCAATTCCTGCTGGTTCTGGTTGTTTGGACTTTAGTAGTCTTTATTTTGAAATTTGCGCGTGACCATAATAATTGGATTCGCGGCTTGATTGACGGCAAGCCCGTGCAGGTCATCAAGAACGGGCGTGTGCTGGTGGCCAACTGCATGAAGGCCGGAATTTCGGCTAATGAATTAATGTTTAAATTGCGCAGCCAGGGCATTTATTCGGTGGAAAAGATTAAGAATTGTATTTTTGAACAAAACGGCCAGCTGACAGTGATCGAGAATGATGAAGCAAATATCCGTTTCCCATTAATTAGTGATGGTCAAATCAACCAAGATGTGCTTGAATTAATTCATAAGGATAAGTCTTGGATTGAGGAAGAAGTCAAGAAGGCCGGCTTTAACAGTGTTAACGATGTTTTCTTGGGTGAACTTAATAATGGTAAAATTTCCTTTACAAGCTATCAGCAATAGTAAAGAAGAGGATTAAATGACAAAAATTAAGCATGCACAGCAGCTGCTGGCAGCGGCCGACGCGGTGATAGTGACCGCAGGTAACGGATTTGCCAAGGCTGAGGGGCTAGATATTTTAAGCAGCCAGGATTTTGCTGCTGCTTTTCCAGAGCTTGCTATCAAATATGATGTGCGGACAATTGGCGACGCGCTGGATCAAAAATTTGCTTCTTGGAATGAGGCCTGGGCCGTTTGGAGTCAGTTGATTAGCAAGTATTCGCATGACTATCAGCCCAGTCAGGCGATGGCCGCTTTAAAAATCGTTTTGCAGGGCAAAGAATATTTTATTGCAACGTCTACTTTTGGGCATTTTTTTGAAAACGCCGGCTTTAATCCCAAGCGCATTTTTAATGCTTTTGGTGATTGGACAAAAATGCAGTGTTCAAGTGGCATCAATCACGGTCTTTATGATGATGGTGCGGTTGTTAGCAAAATCATGACTGCGCTGAAAGCGGGCAAGCAGGTGACAGATGAATTCGTGCCAAAATGCCCTAAATGCGGCCAGCCGCTGGAGCTGCACATGCCGCTGACGCCTCATTTCTTTCCCGACACAGATGCCAATACCGTTTTTCGCTGGTTTTTAACCGGTCACGAAGAGCAAAAGCTGGTCTTTTTGGAACTCGGTGTTGATGAAACCAGCCCGCAGCTAGCGGAACCAATTGTTAAATTGGTGGAACAATACCCGACTTGGTCGTATGTTGCGGCTGATTTTAGCCAAGAAGCACTGCCGGATGCCATTCAGGAGCGGGCGGTTGGACTTGATACAGATTTAACCACGGCTTTAACCGAATTAGCAAAAGAATAGGAAGAAAAATGAGCATTTTTGTTAAAAATGGTGTCTTGCATGTTTCAGGCGCCCAGGAAAAACTGCGCGGCAAGGGGCAGGAGCGGCCTGCTTTTTTGACCGATTACACGCTGCTGGATATCGAAACCACGGGGCTTAGCCCATACCGCGACCGGGTGACCGAGCTCGGGGCAATTAAGGTAGTCAATAACGAAGTTGTTGACCAATATACCAATCTGACATTTTACCCCAAATCAAATAAAGTCCCCGCATTTATTACCAAACTGAACGGAATTACCGAGGAGCGGCTGCTTAGTGAAGGGGTGCCGGTTGCTGATGCCATGAAAGACTTTCGGGCATTTATCGGGGATGACGTTATCATTGGCTACAATGTCAACTTTGACCTAAATTTTTTGTATGACTTAGCAAAAAAATTTCACCTGCCAGAACTTAATAATGATTATGTTGATGTCTTGCGTTTGGCTCGTGCTTTTTATCCACATGAAAAGCACAACCGCCTGCTGGACTGCATGCAGCGGGCCGGGATTGCCCAAGTGGAGGAGCACCATGGTTTAGCTGATTCGCTTGATACGAAAAAAGTCTATGATGACTTTCGGGATAATTTTACGCCCGCTTTGCTTGAGCAGGCTCAGGCGCATGTTAAAAATATCGATTTACTTGAAAAAGAACTTGCGCCGTTGCAGTATGGTTTCCATAATCCGGTTAAAAATAAACGAGTTTTGTTTACCGGCAATCTGGCAATGGATAAAGCGGAAGCGGCGACGATGGTCAGCAATTTAGGCGGGCAGGTGGACCAGGCTGTGACACCGCAGACCGATTATGTGATTAGCGGCGACCATGACTTTTTTGATAAGAAAAATGAAGACTTGAAAGTTGTCCGCGATCTCAGTAAACAGGGAGCCAAGATTCGTTCGTGGTCTGAGAGTTTTTTTCTGAATATGCTGGATGATTGGGCAAGAAGATAAATAAAAACGGAAAGGTGAGAGCCTTTCCGTTTTTATTTTAGGATATTTTGAATGAGAAAGTTTAAAAAGCACCGCCGCCAAAACCGCCTGACGATCCACCAGAAAAACCGCCTGATGCGCCCGTTGTCAATAAGCCATCGGCAGTGAATTAGTTTAAAAGAATATTTTATTTTTTAATGAATCATAATCCTGCCTGGTGTAAATTATTTTCAACTACCTCTTTGCGCTTACCGGAAATCAAGAAGTAGGCTAAAGCAGCATAAATGATTAAAAAAACAATGTCCAGCTGCCAGTCAAATGTGGTCGGCACGCTTTCGTGGGTTGTGCCGGTGGTAAAGAA
Protein-coding regions in this window:
- a CDS encoding proline-specific peptidase family protein, whose product is MKTGTKIITLDNGYHLWTNTQGHGDIHLLALHGGPGGNHEYWEDTADQLKKQGLDVQVTMYDQLGSLYSDQPDFSDPKIADKYLTYEYFLDEVDEVRRKLGLDNFYLIGQSWGGLLVQEYAVKYGQHLKGAIISSMVDEIDEYVASVNRRRQEVLPQTEIDFMHKCEQNNDYDNQRYQDDVNILNINFVDRKQPSKLYHLKDIGGSDVYHVFQGDNEFVITGKLKNWHFRKQLKNIKVPTLLTFGEHETMPIATAKTMQKEIPNSRLVTTPEGGHHHMVDNPTVYYKHLADFIREVEAGTFKGE
- a CDS encoding PTS fructose transporter subunit IIC → MFKKLQLKKHAMTAISYMLPLVVSAGLLIAIGNLSGGSNITNMNQIKNGLSIPDAFTTLGVWGMMLLAPVISAAIAYSIADRPGIAPGLLSGIISYYIGAGFLGGLLGGFVIGWIVLFLVKYIKVPKWAEGLKPMLIVPLLASIAALFLMFFILGKPIVWLTDWLTEFLQSMQGSAKFLFGGILGGMAAFDFGGPVNKVASLFCDGLLLQGIKGPEAVKILASMVPPFGITLSWVLSLLFKHPIYGKKEEDNIKIAFPMGICMITEGCIPIAMADLVRVVAACTIGAAIGGGMNLSFGVESPVPSGGMFIVPAMTHPWIFCLDLFVGSLITALILLLLKRNPVKEKEDTAQTENDIDLSDIKEN
- a CDS encoding DUF3290 domain-containing protein, whose translation is MTFYTLKFIQENQDQNKTILYTLILVAAVLMIIFAVLYLRHRLDTRYRDLGIIALLFLLLFAGTQYERYVQTNTQKSQSAQVVPFIKSVAKDYGVAESDVMVNSTTLQDGIIVRIDSQNKDYQLTLNGDNNSYTLKQAHVIDHRVIKK
- a CDS encoding PTS sugar transporter subunit IIA, which gives rise to MNAINISKVLDENTVTLNLKSRTKEGVINELAQLLKENGKLESQKEFVKDVFYRETEGITGLGQGIAIPHGKSKAVLETSLAIGISNQPIKWESLDNQPVTVIILFAVRDEDANVLHLKLLQHVAILLADDDFVKKLHEVKSKTELINMFK
- a CDS encoding class II fructose-bisphosphate aldolase, coding for MYVSMTNMLAKANKENYAVAAINCFNLESAYAVITAAEEMNSPIIIDLLMEHLQKHLGMETVLPCVIDLARKAKVHVAINLDHGKSKDYVVKAIHAGFSSVMMDSSELTFEQNIKNCQEICEIAQKNDVSVEAEVGAMGAVKNSQYTNQKMYTDPAQAIEFVRLVPVTALAISFGSSHGIMPKDYVPKFNFDILKEIKKATNMPLVLHGSSGCGPENISKSVEFGINKVNIGSDVMKAQSDSLCEQYKNNPDRDFVEIVETTIQPAIDTVKKYIKIVGSSNKE
- a CDS encoding PAS domain-containing protein, which translates into the protein MAEPEWLKKMNRDEYLKEDFAATGKSRYTVTGMDKEDPDWLDKAAKKVHAAEGDDYVKLDSGLLTVNQLNWMLRCTIGELSFVDDNNQFLWYNRPVDPNAKMKAKRVPAQVGDTMKDVHPDIGDVIPEAKKVVHALRTKEAGHDDVYMPVPNGNLQKLILHYYKRVEDDEGNYAGVYEWVQDLYPLVKYFCETTGQKLVVDEDAATGATYRRNSDPDSTSGASTKSETEKEEKTAASEDTATGASQS
- a CDS encoding PTS fructose transporter subunit IIB, which translates into the protein MKIVGVAACTSGIAHTYIAREKIIQAATKLGHEVHIETQGTIGTENALTPKEIEEADFVILAVDIKIGGKERFKGKKVFEVPTNVVIKSPIKLIELLVEKVKNERG
- a CDS encoding ketose-bisphosphate aldolase, yielding MLINMNQLLPIAKKNHFAVGAYNVSNSELLKAAVEQCEDDNAPGIIAVHPSELEYAKDDFFAYVLQRIKNSKVPFVLHLDHGDTIQNVARAIHDGFSSVMIDGSLSTWEDNVAITKKTVEMCHLVGVTVEGEIGTIGQTGNHIKEHLQNGIYTQPDDAKKFVDETGVDTLAVGIGTAHGIYPSDVTPKIRIDILKEILAKVDVPLVLHGGSSNPDDQIADAVKTGITKVNISSDYKYAFFAEARKVLSENDGWDPNHLFPSCIVAAKKVVHHKNKLFNAINKADLYKDTEPWRRDLL
- a CDS encoding DUF421 domain-containing protein, with translation MDYTQLFIKFALGVLTLIFQINIFGKSNLAPSTALDQLQNYVLGGIIGGLIYNSSITILQFLLVLVVWTLVVFILKFARDHNNWIRGLIDGKPVQVIKNGRVLVANCMKAGISANELMFKLRSQGIYSVEKIKNCIFEQNGQLTVIENDEANIRFPLISDGQINQDVLELIHKDKSWIEEEVKKAGFNSVNDVFLGELNNGKISFTSYQQ
- a CDS encoding DeoR/GlpR family DNA-binding transcription regulator, translated to MKITRQNRILSLLNNSENKTLSTEKIAKALNVSSMTIRRDLNELSEKKLLSRTYGGASLIVEQSTNEKNHIQKKAKIEIGVAIASLIEENTTVYLDAGTTVAAACQFLPLNIGVQYITNSDLVFRYLVDKNAYVTLTGGTYNKSSNQFIGSVTVQCIQNFFFDKAFIGINGIFHDEAVTSNFSDVNIKKTVLAHSKETFIAIDSSKIGKPNPYIFSNIKNVDGIIVDSKLNSYQKSILGKQTKVIRAKALT
- a CDS encoding ABC transporter ATP-binding protein, with product MTIKDFFKENPLRCMLLIFTAAFFPATHIALTGLMALMTTAAQKWQIASAFWLLAASFVLSLADYFVQGWFNSLFTKQSEQYNVTLRRKINYHYFYDQADHQASQAQNRLTNDLVQATWDYFASWSNIVMDISFFISAFVLLLSFHWLLLVTVLLMTFVSLLLPNLLAKRLEKATTHISVANQAYLDNLEKWLSGLAEIRRYLSGAKLFKVMQASSKKLEDANVKQVGVRRILRVLTSAVSEIFSFLLFVLAGWLITHNQLQFGALIAVSNCRYYLSSSIEQMIDSYGRIKGIRPLNKQIAESASPVAETEPVKVQTPVALTISNLSLQFPNGEKLTFPDIDVKKGEKILLTGDSGAGKTTLFKLLLGEIKPATGRVIYKDELGRAINPDMSKIGYIPQEPVLFPATIADNMTMFNAKLKQNLVPLVEKVQFAGDVAKFHDGLNEEINLDKLNISGGQRQKIVLVRALVHQSEIILIDEGTSAIDQKATMEILRQVTKSDATVLFIAHSFNDEMKKLFDREIHLVKNKK